From Corvus moneduloides isolate bCorMon1 chromosome 4, bCorMon1.pri, whole genome shotgun sequence, one genomic window encodes:
- the TES gene encoding testin isoform X2: MGLGHEEGFGAPCLKCKDKCEGFELHYWRKICRNCKCGQEEHDIPSSNEEDRKVGKLFEDTKYTTLIAKLKNDGNPMYKRNVMILTHPVPAKNISIDTVTYEWAPPVQNQTLARQYMQMLPKEKQPVAGSEGAQYRKKQLAKQLPAHDQDPSKCHELSPSEVRHMEQFVKKYKKEALGVGHVKLPGEVEVRAPDENNLKNGDRGISSAVGTVEEKSPNQKASQYSCYHCKLNMQEGEPAVYAERAGYDKLWHPGCFVCCTCSELLVDMIYFWKNGNLYCGRHYCDSERPRCAGCDELIFSNEYTLAEGQNWHLKHFCCFDCDCVLAGVTYLTVNDNPVCKSCYVKNHAAICQGCHNAIDPEVQRVTYNNFSWHAMEECFLCSCCSKCLIGQKFISVEGMLFCSVECKEKMTS, from the exons ATGGGCTTGGGCCATGAGGAAGGATTTGGTGCCCCCTGCTTAAAATGCAAGGATAAGTGTGAAGGATTTGAACTTCATTACTGGAG aaaaatatgcCGCAACTGCAAATGTGGCCAGGAGGAGCATGATATCCCTTCAAGCAATGAGGAAGATCGGAAAGTGGGGAAACTCTTTGAAGATACGAAGTACACAACCCTCATTGCAAAGCTGAAGAACGATGGCAATCCCATGTATAAACGCAATGTAATGATACTgacccacccagtgccagccaaGAACATATCCATTGATACTGTGACTTATGAGTGGGCTCCTCCTGTTCAGAATCAGACACTT GCTAGACAATACATGCAGATGTTACCAAAGGAGAAGCAGCCTGTTGCTGGCTCAGAAGGCGCACAGTACAGGAAGAAGCAGTTGGCaaagcagctgcctgctcaCGATCAGGATCCTTCAAAATGCCACGAGCTTTCCCCCAGTGAAGTTAGGCATATGGAACAATTTGTGAAGAAGTACAAAAAAGAGGCACTTGGTGTAGGACATGTCAAGCTCCCTGGTGAAGTGGAAGTGAGAGCTCCTGATGAGAATAACTTGAAAAATGGTGACAGAGGGATCTCATCTGCTGTTGGAACAGTGGAGGAGAAGTCCCCAAATCAGAAAGCATCTCAATAT TCCTGCTATCACTGCAAGCTGAACATGCAGGAAGGTGAGCCAGCTGTCTATGCAGAACGTGCTGGATATGACAAATTGTGGCATCCAGGTTGTTTTGTCTGTTGCACCTGCAGTGAACTTCTAGTAGACATGATCTATTTCTGGAAGAATGGTAACCTGTATTGTGGAAGACATTACTGTGATAGCGAAAGACCCCGCTGTGCTGGATGTGATGAG CTAATATTCAGCAATGAATATACTCTGGCCGAAGGGCAGAACTGGCATCTGaaacacttctgctgctttGACTGTGATTGTGTTTTGGCCGGGGTAACCTATTTAACAGTGAATGACAATCCAGTCTGCAAATCCTGCTACGTGAAGAACCATGCTGCG ATCTGCCAAGGCTGTCATAATGCTATAGATCCAGAAGTTCAGCGTGTGACATACAACAACTTCAGCTGGCATGCTATGGAGGAATGCTTCTTGTGTTCCTGTTGCAGCAAGTGTCTAATTGGCCAGAAGTTCATATCTGTGGAAGGGATGCTTTTCTGCTCCGTGGAATGTAAGGAAAAGATGACGTCATAA
- the TES gene encoding testin isoform X1 yields MNLENKVKKMGLGHEEGFGAPCLKCKDKCEGFELHYWRKICRNCKCGQEEHDIPSSNEEDRKVGKLFEDTKYTTLIAKLKNDGNPMYKRNVMILTHPVPAKNISIDTVTYEWAPPVQNQTLARQYMQMLPKEKQPVAGSEGAQYRKKQLAKQLPAHDQDPSKCHELSPSEVRHMEQFVKKYKKEALGVGHVKLPGEVEVRAPDENNLKNGDRGISSAVGTVEEKSPNQKASQYSCYHCKLNMQEGEPAVYAERAGYDKLWHPGCFVCCTCSELLVDMIYFWKNGNLYCGRHYCDSERPRCAGCDELIFSNEYTLAEGQNWHLKHFCCFDCDCVLAGVTYLTVNDNPVCKSCYVKNHAAICQGCHNAIDPEVQRVTYNNFSWHAMEECFLCSCCSKCLIGQKFISVEGMLFCSVECKEKMTS; encoded by the exons ATGAACCTAGAGAATAAAGTGAAGAAG ATGGGCTTGGGCCATGAGGAAGGATTTGGTGCCCCCTGCTTAAAATGCAAGGATAAGTGTGAAGGATTTGAACTTCATTACTGGAG aaaaatatgcCGCAACTGCAAATGTGGCCAGGAGGAGCATGATATCCCTTCAAGCAATGAGGAAGATCGGAAAGTGGGGAAACTCTTTGAAGATACGAAGTACACAACCCTCATTGCAAAGCTGAAGAACGATGGCAATCCCATGTATAAACGCAATGTAATGATACTgacccacccagtgccagccaaGAACATATCCATTGATACTGTGACTTATGAGTGGGCTCCTCCTGTTCAGAATCAGACACTT GCTAGACAATACATGCAGATGTTACCAAAGGAGAAGCAGCCTGTTGCTGGCTCAGAAGGCGCACAGTACAGGAAGAAGCAGTTGGCaaagcagctgcctgctcaCGATCAGGATCCTTCAAAATGCCACGAGCTTTCCCCCAGTGAAGTTAGGCATATGGAACAATTTGTGAAGAAGTACAAAAAAGAGGCACTTGGTGTAGGACATGTCAAGCTCCCTGGTGAAGTGGAAGTGAGAGCTCCTGATGAGAATAACTTGAAAAATGGTGACAGAGGGATCTCATCTGCTGTTGGAACAGTGGAGGAGAAGTCCCCAAATCAGAAAGCATCTCAATAT TCCTGCTATCACTGCAAGCTGAACATGCAGGAAGGTGAGCCAGCTGTCTATGCAGAACGTGCTGGATATGACAAATTGTGGCATCCAGGTTGTTTTGTCTGTTGCACCTGCAGTGAACTTCTAGTAGACATGATCTATTTCTGGAAGAATGGTAACCTGTATTGTGGAAGACATTACTGTGATAGCGAAAGACCCCGCTGTGCTGGATGTGATGAG CTAATATTCAGCAATGAATATACTCTGGCCGAAGGGCAGAACTGGCATCTGaaacacttctgctgctttGACTGTGATTGTGTTTTGGCCGGGGTAACCTATTTAACAGTGAATGACAATCCAGTCTGCAAATCCTGCTACGTGAAGAACCATGCTGCG ATCTGCCAAGGCTGTCATAATGCTATAGATCCAGAAGTTCAGCGTGTGACATACAACAACTTCAGCTGGCATGCTATGGAGGAATGCTTCTTGTGTTCCTGTTGCAGCAAGTGTCTAATTGGCCAGAAGTTCATATCTGTGGAAGGGATGCTTTTCTGCTCCGTGGAATGTAAGGAAAAGATGACGTCATAA